In Corvus moneduloides isolate bCorMon1 chromosome 6, bCorMon1.pri, whole genome shotgun sequence, the sequence ATCTgcataaatgaataaatgttGTCAGTGTAGAGCTGACCCATTATGTCAAAAGCAAGGAAGGAAGTGATGACCCTCGTGGAGAGCAACTCTTCAGTGTTTCTCCTGAGTGAATAGGAAGGTTGATTTGACACAGACTATTTCCCTTGCCATTCTCCTTGTTCTCAGACTTACCAGCAGTAAAGGTGGCTTGGAAACCAGAAGCTGTATGGGCACCATCTGTGATGAACTCTACGAGCATAAGATTACTAGAAGCAACTATGTCATTGGGTATCTTTGATCCACAGGTCTTGTCCATTAGAACTGGAGAAGACTTGCTGGATCCATCATAAACTTTAACATAGTCACCCTGACAGCCTCTagttttctgcagctgaaaggcTTGAAAGTGCAGGGAAacctggaaggaaaaagaaaatcagcttttaatATATAAGTATACTTCTTTCAGGGAATGTCCCTTCAAACAGACAGAATCTAAACTGTAGCCAAGCATGGACTAACAGACTGGAACTGCTTACCCAGCTTTGCCTCTCTTCCCCTGGGGTTGCAGGATTCAGATCTAATCACTGAATGCTCCCATGCTCAGGGTGCTTTGTCATGATTTTGCAAACCTCAAGCCCAACATATGGCAGTTTTTCAAAATCACAACTCTGCATTGTCTTTGCCTATACCTGGCTTAAGCACTTGAGAAGTAGAGACTAGTCTGAAATTTCTCTCATGGAGAAGATCCCATCTGGCAACTGCTGTACAGACAAAGCACAAGATGCTTAACACAGAAAGAAGTTCAGCCATATTTCAAGATCACTATTAACCTGATTACCTTTCTGGATCGGGTTCGGAGGAGCCAGACACAGTTGGTATTATCTGAATAATTCTTTGGGTGGTTGGCAGATGTCAGTGACCCAGAAGGTCCATCAAGAATAGTGCTACAGCgacctggggaaaaaatgcttgCTTCAGCATCAGGATTGCAGAAGCTTTCAGTCATTCACAACTACAATCTCTTCAGAATGGACTGATCTCTGTTTTCTGATCTGTCAGCATTCATTTCAGAGTACTGGTACATCTTGACTAATATGAGGAATCATGTTGTCCTAATTTTCACATAATGCATCAAAGAGGAAAGTAAAGTAGTGCTTTGAAAAGTGTGACTTTTATTGATTACATCTGCCATTTAGCAAGAGATCTCTTTCTCCACCTCTATAAAGAGTGTGAGAGGTTTCAGTTCACTGCAGTTGGTGCCACTGTTTTCCACTGAGAAGGGAAAGTTAAGCGATGTCAGAAGAGTCAAGCACAAATATGATGCCTCTGCAATGCTTAAATTCTAAGCTTAGGAGGAGCACTTGCGGTGCAAGAGGTAATACTTTATTCAtcaggttttttctctttgattgAATAAATTTCTGTGATTGTATACAAAAATTTCTTCTAGCAGAGGTTAAATATAAAGAGTTTAAACATACAAACTTAGAGTTAAACATGCAAACTTAGAATGACAAACTTATGAAAACTGAACAAGGCAACATGAAACTGTTCTAGTTCAAAGGAGCATACAACTGTTTTGGTTTGGCTCAGGTCTTAAATATCAGCTGCCGTGAGGAATGGTGATGTCTGGCTCTTTTGGGATTTATAATTGTCTGCTAAACTGCAAGAAACCAAATAATTCCATTGACGTTTACAATGTGGCAAGCAGTTAGCCCAGTTGCACAGCAGCCACTTATGTTAGTAGCAAATGTGCCTGATTTAATTTAGAGGCCATTTCAATTTTCTCACTAATCACAAAGTGCCTCCAGCTTCACCTTTGCATTTCCTCCCAGAGTAACCCTGGTGGGTACCAGGAATTTATGAGAACAGTCTCACAGTCTGATGAAAAACTGCTGTCTCTGCAACGTGCCCAAATCCGAGTTGAAGATAGTGGGGTGCCTTTGAGATACTTACTGCAGTTGTAAAGTTTGTTGATTTTGGCCACATCCAAGTTGCTCATCCCCTGTCTCTGTCCAATAGGTACTGATCCATCAGGAATGGGTACAATAGTTGCTTTCCCAGTGGTATTGGTGAATGTGTATCTGTAAAAACCCATGAGAAATTATGTTCTCTAAGCACCATAACTTCTTTCAGGATTCAATGGCATGCTTTGGAGGGAGAACAAGAACTGTACATAAGCTGTTGCTGTGACTAATAGTGCTCTTTAAATAGGTCTCATTGAGATGTCCAGCAGTAAGCAGAGTCAATGTCCAGATGCCCTTCTTTGATCCCAAGCCCAGCAGTGAAGTGGTCCCTAATAGGAAGCTAAGGGATAGTGAGTGTATCCCAGTCCTAGGGAGCAGCTTGTCTGAACTGACTCATGGTGCTTTTCTCAGAAGGTGAACGGGGGAAACCGGTAGTTAGGAGAGAGTTATGATAGAAACTAATTCTAATGTAAGATTTGAGTTCTGAAAATAGTAATGCCATGCTGCTACTTACGGGCCATAGTGCATTACTGAGGAGTAGTCATAGGGAAGACCCAGGTTATTGGAGTTTTCGAATTTCTTGAAGTCTGGTCTGTCAGCTGTAATATATGATATTGTACTTAGAGTATGCTTCCTACCTACTCCcttcagggaagaaaggagaattGGGAGCAGTAGGACGTGTCTACACCACTTCCTACATTGAGGAGTTCAAAGTACTTACCAGGACTGATGTACTCCCACATGATCTTTACATGTTTATCTCTGTCACTTCGAGAGTGTTCATGCAAAAAGCCCAGAGCATGCTCCAGTTCATGCTGAATTACTCCTTTCCACATGCAGCCTCCTTTCATCACAGAGACAGTCTGTCCACCTCCTACTCTCCCATAATTGGaccagcagctgagagaggcATTGGACAACAACAGAAGACTTATGGAATTTTTATTGGTAGGCAGGCaaagaggcagagcagagaatCTTGCTTCACACCTCTTGTGGGAATGGAAGGATTCGTCATTCTCCACTATGATAGTCAGAGTGTACAGAGGCAAAAGTGACCATGGCTTATAAAAGAATGAAGAGTGTGATCATTGCTAAATCTTTCTGGAAGACTTTCATTAGCACAGAGGCTCCTGAATTCTGACTTTACCATTACTTTAACTCccttgaaataactttttttttttcaaaatgctaaACACTGTATCAGAGATGGAGCTAGGATGAATAACACTTTCAAGCTAACAAATGTTGAACAATTTTCTCATAGGTTCTAATTCTGAGCTTGATGGGCAACAGTGTGATTCAAAGAACTGTTTATTTCATAAGTTAAAATCAGTTTACTTGTGTAAATAGGACCTAGAGTAATCAATGTATGTTGTGCTCAAGTATGCATTATACCACACAGAAAATGTGAGTTTAGATATTCTTTCCACCTTAATGGTGCTTTTCCATGATTTGCATTACAGTGAGCTCCTGATGTACCTGATGAGCCCTTGCACTAATAAGGTATCCAAGGAGAATACCTTGGTGCTGTGATAAAACAAAAGCCTCTCTGAGGTCACACAGAATCAGTGTAGGAAAGGATTGAAAAACAGTGTAGAAATAACTTGTTAATTTATCATTCAACTCACCCATCAGCAGATCTAATACTGAGGTAGTCACGTTCTGCCTTGCGCTTCACAAAATTAATACAAGTAAGTGCTTCAAACTCTGCCATGGCATCATGAATCCCTTTTACATGACTCTCCTCTGGGGAAGAAAGGGTTAATTTAACATTAGCCTAggttctttcttgtttttttgcTCAGTACTGAATTTTGTTTAAGATTTTAACAACCTGGCATGAGATCCCCTTTATCCAGGTATTTGTCCAAATGTATTCAGGTGCCTCTTTTTTCAACTTAATTATAGTGGTGATTTTTGATGTATCTCCTTATTAGACACTTCGAGACAACTATAGGAAGCTGTTTTGCTGATGAAAAGCAGACCACTGAAGCCCCACTGTAATAGGCATAACCCTTATAAAGGCAGGTATTCTGACAGACACCATTAGAGGGAATGGTTATTGTAGTCTCCAAGAGACCAGTCCCAAAACATTATGGATGCAAAACTTCCCAATTAAATTTGATCTTTTTCTGGTTCAGGTAACTTAAAATTTATCTGTGCTTGCACAGCACAAGTAAAACCTTAGAATTGATTTATTCAACTGTTTGTGTGCTCACTAGATGTAAGTTTCTCTCTGAAGTGTATTGgataaaatccattttaaaaaaattttgaaatttaaaccCACCATAAGTAGGATCCAACACATAGGGAATACGAACAATCCCATCACTGGACTGGGGCCAGTTGCAATGGCGACAGTTGATGGCACTGCGACTCCTTCGGGGAACTATGTCACCTTCCTGCAGGAACTGAGAGCTGtctggggagagagaaagggtGGAAACATCTGAACCATAGATTGCTGGACACTTGGAAAAACAAGCAGTCACAAGAGTAAGAACGATGTTTTACTTTGGTACTATTTAAACATCCATCATGTGACACTGAATGAATGGCATCAAATATCTCCCCAGGAAGGTGCTGGGAAAAAGCAAGAGGTGCCAATAAGGAAACCCAAGAAGGTGGGCAAACCAAAAAGAAGAGTGTTGTCAGGAGAAAACTGTAGGAATATTTGGTG encodes:
- the LOC116446008 gene encoding astacin-like metalloendopeptidase encodes the protein MDLKRFLVFAAFLLHAALGFPIQENYENSTATTEPTEVTTQEDIYESPLPTETDEEDEDIFDKILKVNKDSSQFLQEGDIVPRRSRSAINCRHCNWPQSSDGIVRIPYVLDPTYEESHVKGIHDAMAEFEALTCINFVKRKAERDYLSIRSADGCWSNYGRVGGGQTVSVMKGGCMWKGVIQHELEHALGFLHEHSRSDRDKHVKIMWEYISPADRPDFKKFENSNNLGLPYDYSSVMHYGPYTFTNTTGKATIVPIPDGSVPIGQRQGMSNLDVAKINKLYNCSRCSTILDGPSGSLTSANHPKNYSDNTNCVWLLRTRSRKVSLHFQAFQLQKTRGCQGDYVKVYDGSSKSSPVLMDKTCGSKIPNDIVASSNLMLVEFITDGAHTASGFQATFTAVRRQRRSSIHN